GTTAGAATACATCACTGAGTATTGCCAGGTTAAAGGAAACAATTTTGTTTGTCTATACAAAAATTAATTTTCGCAAAATTATCATGCCTAGAGTACTTTATCGAACGTTGatcattttctttttgttaatcGATCGGCGAATTACGAATTAGATGATGTTTGCAAAGAGAACCAAATGTCATCCTATTTTCAAACATTATTAAGCGTAAAGTAACTGACAATACTAATGTTTTCCTTATCTTAACTTCTCTGCGAGTATTAcattatgcccgcgtcacactgtcccgatttttacgccgatggcaacacgataatggaaattttcaaaatcgggactgatcgtatctagattgggctattcgtagtgccatctttaaccatcgtagaactatcggccactttttctaggcttcggggacaacttcgggaagggttctaaattttttaacatgttaaaaaatccccgaaggtgcgtccgatgttgagggttcgtactgagttcgtatcaccatcttcaccatcgtaatgtcaccgggcatgcatctttgcacatcgtattgcattcgtgtttccatcgtttccatcgggcagttttgacattacgatgtctacacgaatgaatcacgaagatacccgaaggtcttacgatggcaacacgacgtcgtgaagacctcgtaatcccgtcgtgttgccatcgaataaaagtacgaaggcgacaagatggaactacgacggcaataaatccagctaaatgtaagttaattttcgcgctaaaatacatttaaagttctatgcgcgatatgcactggtcagtctaatacgacagttaagaaagacgttcacaaaacatggagctcatatcatatgattctatgagaacaagaaaggcgacagcgttgtttctattaattcaaatggaacaagaagagcagctattacaggctcgggatttacttttacaagtaaaatattattttttgtcaatttttcatatcaagtaacataatgaaaatcataaacgcgcctcgtacaccaacactgcaggtacacgtatatagggaaaccaactttgtcttcattattctgattttttatgtatcgtctgagttgttgtcacacgaatgtttactccataaccattttgtttagTATATGACATATTTTGcagcatttgttgctttccccacatccttccttttgtctatattattatgatattctcctggaaagagctctttttgaataaaagggattaacgaacccattaccttacctttaagatagatcagtaaacatgggcctaattatgggtgattattcagactagtgcatacattttacagttcaaacaaggcaatgccgagcgtggcatcccctcgtatgtaacatattggggacaaatatggaccctatatttgtatatgacacatgcagaaaatggtaaattgaatatgcatatttgatacataaactatttagaaatcaatcaaaacattcagtaactggaaatacctttaatattgtctttagaaccagcaggtaaaaaatgagcaaccaatttcctgtgtattatgctatttcaaggagaaaaaacaagtccatctgcatgaccttgacctttggccttgaacgtaaaaaatgtcagatcattacaaggaggaacaatataccaaatgtggttaaaatcttttgaagcatattggttttagagtgtccacaagggtgatattgccttgtactACAACTGCCACTGTAACCTTGacatttgaactttaaagtcaatagcgcttaagatattcctaacgagtaacaccataccaagttttgagcattttggttctagagtgtccataataattttatctacacgcaacttacatgtagtaggcgaggggataataaactaagttttataagaattagacaaaaagatcgatttcctgccatgcatggcagacttgtacagaaacgatatgttgtcgaaattctgttcgtatcgtttagacatcgtatggccatcacgccatcatcgtaatccatcgcgTAGCCTTCGTAAttcatcgtgtagccttcgtgatccatcgtgtaggtttcggctgagatatgaagcttagatacccgtcttcggttaaccttcgtatgtccatcttttgctatcgtatataatttcggcaccatcgtatagacttcgttattcatcgtgcttgcttcggtcactttttggtattttaacgagatcaggaccaacttcgtacgaacttacaattttcgcattcgggtgtccatcgtatataaaaatcgggacagtgtgatgCGGGCATTACTAAATGCTTCTTATCATAGCAACATCAACCCAACATTTTCTGAAGTATTGCAGTACGAAATGTGACTAATCACAGACACAGCCTTGTTCATTTAAACTCGATTATTTCATAACGTATTTCGACTTTGAACAACAACCTTGCCAATTTTTATTCGTGTTTGTTATAACGTTGCAACTTGACTTGTAGCGAGCAACACTATAGTTTTCACAAGTAAACCATCGTGTAAGTGATTCCTTGTGTTGTAGGTGGAATTGTGTTTTACAATCTAGCTTTTTGCGAAGTATCTCAAGGGCTTTTGTTTCTTCATTTGATTTCTTTGCGGTTTTGTCTGTCTTTTGTGAGAATTAAACTGCCCTATACATTTACATATTACCTTTTATCctctttttataaaaatttgttcGAGCAagataaaattaaacaatttttaaagaaatgattCTTAATTTTGTAATTAATAGTATTTCAAATCATATGCAATGATTAACTTATAACAGTCATCACTATACAAATTTAAAGTATAGTTTCTAAGTCAATTAATATAACATTTTCTTGATTCTATTCTATGTGTTCTTGATCTTGgtgctgttgtttttttagtcTTATTATCATTTACTGTACAGCATGTTATTTACATACTGTATTATTTTCGAATACAATAATTATTAAAGATATTAATGTGATGATTAAACTTTTTGATtacataaacatataataaaatcttGACTATCAACATACTTTTAAATGTAGAAATGGTAATAAACAATTTGACCCGTTAAATAATAAACATTGACATTATAATCAAATCACGTGATAAAGAACTGTGAAAAACAATAGGTTTGTATGGTATATATTCTGGAACGAAAACAGTATAAGTCATTCTCTATTTGTCTGGCAGAAGATCGTTCCTTTGAATTCAAGAATCATGATTAATTCACAGTTCAGCATCTGTAATTTGACCAAAGGGTATACAGCAAGAGTCCATCGAGATTCCATGTCAAGCGAGGGCGAGAGAGTTTGGACGCCGTCTCTTTGTacaagtgaaagtgaaagtagctACAGTGACAGTGATGAATCTATTGTACAGGTATGTTATGTCATTTGATAACAATAACTTTAAATTAGAagagaaacacattttttttggaaaaaaacagcgttacacatgttacaatcaaccaattttatctttctttttcacACCAATAGTGATTGATATCATGATCGTCCAGTAgtcttttaaaacaatataaattaaagGGTTTGTTTCAACTGTCGTAATTTAAGATCAGAAGAATTTCTATATCAATTGTTAGAAACAGACATCTGCAAATAGAATATTATATGcatataccgtatagcgggtaattttcgcgggtgtaaaatttcgcgatttcaTCGAAAAaggtttacaaaatattttagcGGTTATTCTTTTGGCGGATTCAAGATGTTTATCGATACCTTTGCAGGTACACTTTTAAAATGTCCAaatttattttggcaattttgtGCTAACCGTGAAAATAAGCGAAAATGTACACCCCGCAAAAATAACCCACTTTATGGTATGTATGTGACTATTTATCGCAACGATAGCTGAATTTGGCTTTGTTGgtcatatttcaaattaaatatggCACATTAActataataaatattttctaaactaacatatatacatatttttatagcCTACTAATTTTTTATAGGTTCAGTTATCGTTAGACAGATCAGTTAAGAATATATTATCTTGCTGTGATACCAACAAGAAGCCATCGCATTCTTACATTGCTTTGATTTCCATGGCAATACTAAGTAACCCGAAAAAGAAATTATTGCTTAATGACATATATCAATACATAATGGATAATTTCCCGTTCTATAATAACAACGAAAAGGCATGGAGAAACAGTGTCCGGCATAATCTTTCCCTAAACGAGTGCTTCATGAAAAATGGCAGGTCCGATAAAGGTAAAGGTTACTATTGGTCTATTCATCTAGCATGTATAGAGGATTTTGAAAAAGGAGATTTCAGCCGACGACAAGGAAGGCAAAGAGTAAGAAAAAGGTCTGTCAAAACTGTCAATGATTCCTTGGATGTTAACAATGTCCAACAGAAATTAGGATATGTACCTATGACATCGTCACAAATTGGATTTAATCCATACTCAATGAAAGGATTCCCAATGCATACTTATTTTGAAAACCGATATCAGAATGTTCACTCTCCTGTATCTACATTAAGAATGACAAAAACACCGTTTTTAGAGATGCAGTCATTTGGAAGCAATTCACCATTCCCTGTCGCGCCATCAGCGGGACGATTATTACATAAGCCATCCACATACTGTTTGTCGTCATTATTCAGCCCGAAAACCAATTCAGCCTTTTGTCCATCTTTTCGAATACAGAACGGAATTTCTGATTTGTGAACAAAAAAAGTATCCCACATTACCTAGTGtgggttttaaattttttatcttttgaaaGTAATGAAAATTGTCAATGCAGTGATGAATTAGTTAAGTAAAGGAATTGTCAAATTGTTTAGGTTACAGGTTAAACAAACATAATTGCGTTTGGGAAATGAGGACAATTTGTTTTAAGTTATACCAGTATAACTATATCAGGGAAAAGACTTTTATGTACTTTGGCAGATTTGACTATAGTAACATTTTACGTGTGAAATGATTAAATAAATGTCAATATTTGACCCGTTGTTTTGTTGATGTTGATTaaaatgaagttgaaatcattaaGATTTCACATGTATAGTATTTGTTTCTTATTGAAACATCAAAAGTGCAATAAAATATGTCGATTTACTTTCTTTTCTTAAAGTATATCTATTTCCATGTGAAAatcaataaagataaaatttCAAATGCAGGTTTATTAGAAATTTGAACTACATATCAGTGTTATTAGACCAAGTCAGATCCCTGTTCAGTGGTCATAATTATTTACTGTGAATTCGTTTTATTTGCGTGTATTCCAATATTCTTCGAttgataaaatttaacatttGCTGATATCTTGATCTTTCCAAAGTATGCATACAATGTAAAGAGATATGTAATACCTTGGTCATATATAATCGTGGTTCACCTATCCAAACAAAATTCATGAATATAGAAAAGGgcaaaaagataccagagggacattcaaactcacagatCGAAAATACACTGACACAGCCATGGCTAAGAAAGAAAAAgatatacaaacaaataacagtacacaaaacagtacacagaaaaactaaagactaagcaataatACGATGTAAGATAGTTATTTTAGTTTTACTAGATTAATTTTACGATTCTTGTTGATCTCTTTTGTTTATATGGCTCATACATTTTCTATACATTGCTGGGTTTGAAATGTTTGAGTTGATCATTCCCAATGAAGGTAAATCGAGGAAAGCGCTTAGAACGCCatataagtattgttttttttatttactgagAACTTGGATGCTAAAACTTTTAGGGGACTTTTAGTCATTTAGGGCACCATCAGAGCAGAAGTCAATTGCTCGGTGTTGACatgattcaatatatatttaacttGCAATTTCCCTTCAATACATTAAGAAATAATGTTTGACATTTTAACTTgtctttaatttcaaataaatgcTCCTGAAGCCACGTAATCGATAAATACCTTTGCCGACTACCAAAGTAATATGAGATATTTCATATTAAAGTTGAAATGCAAAGgtctttaaaaacttttttattttatattttaataaattggtcataataaatactaaaaaaaaatattggtagtCGTTTGTGTGTCCTCGTAATACCTATAAAACGGGGAAAGTGCAacatgattatctccctttgttcaGGAATGccgggttgagttcaatatcgtagcagctacggagtgctacgtagattttgactattgaacgtgtagctataaaCTAGttgatacatatatattgataacaGCTAcatagccgctacgtagctgctccgatattgaactcaaccccgGTGACGTCATTCGTGTTCAACCATTcggaatgtaaacaaacaagcaTGGCACTGGAAGTGAATATACATACGACAATACAATTATGGACTATCGATTAACAGACAATGAACGTGAACAGAGAGACATTCCCGAGGTTAAACTAGCGATGTCAGTACAATCGTACATGTATGTAACCTGTAAGTCAGAGAATTGGCAATTTGCCGATGCCAAATCGGTAACTAGATGaagaatacaacattttctacatCCGATGGTGAAGATGAAAGTGAAGAAATAAATCTTTTAGCAACCTACCGGCTTCACAAATCTCATGGTGCGTAAATAACTTAGTAAAAGAATGTATTTAGGCATAATTTTTGTAATCCTAATAGAATGATAAAAGTAGGTTCTGGTTGGTCTGCCaagtacatcatgtacatagacATTGGCCATTGTGTCCTTTACTAGTGTTGTTATTGTGTCCTTATAACAGGTAAACCATCGGTGTaagctatataaaaaacgagaatcaagaaacacgtataaaccACATGAACAAACAACAAGCACTGAAAATCAGGTTCCTAATTTAGGACGggtacaaacaaatgcagcaggttaaAATGTTTCTAATGGcccaatagtgtaacatcacaacatagaaagacacactttaaaatatcaattgaaatgactgaCCTCAATCAAAAggcatattaacaaaaaaaataacaataaagtgaTACCAAACACTTccacaacttttatttttatcaaaattggtaAATGTTAAAAATAGTGAGACGAGATTTAACATTAGCAAGTTGACATAAGATAACAAAAACGCATTAAAAATTGTGTAAACAGGTAATATCAACACTAAAGTACATTTTGAGAGAAATCTCAGTAACTGAAAGTTAATTAAAAGCCAAAAACGATTAATtacaaaaaatcatgcatcagagactaaaatcaataaaaacacaTCCCATGGATTTAGTATTTTAATGTCAAGGACTAGAAAGATTATTTATAATCCGTTAATCGCTATTTTGTCTATAACATTCTTGATGTGTACATTGACGACTTCATGTGCGCCCTTAATGTCTGATTGTCATCAAAAAGTAgggtgatatgaaaaattatcacaaaaaacaAGATCCAATGAAAATTACGCAAAATAGGGTAAAACAATTATACTTGTAGATATGAAAGACTCAGGTCGACATCCAGGCTCTTATCGACGTTCCCTCCTCACATTGACGTCCTAActgacgtcacattctcaaataCATGTctaatattggttttttttattatagatataggaatatgtggtatgagtgccaatgacacaactctccatccaaaaaacaatttataaaattaaaccattataggtcaatgtacggccttcaacacggagccttagctcaaatcgaacaacaagctataaagggccccaaaattattagtagtgtaaaaccatccaaacgggaaaaccaacggtctaatctatataaaaaagagaaatatgCCTATTTCTGATCGATATGAATTTACTCTTTCTAAATCTAATATGGTTTAATGTCATTCCTCGCTTGTTGTTTATTAATTAAAATGATATCTCTTTgtataaatcttttatatattaCAAATCAGAATTACTGATGAtataatcaattattttatatcggttgagaataagctTCTCTTATTGGATGAAAAGGGGTCACATGTCATTCATTTCAtttttcagtaataaattccatcagTCGTTAACAGAACAAAACAGACCAGAAAACCGGTCATTAACGGATTTCTACATGATAATGACCGATgaggcgtggtttccgtctgtaaatgaccgttggggcgtggtccccgtctgataatgaccgttagGGTGTGGCTTCTCTGTTAGTGACcgatggggcgtggtttctctgctGAAAGAGATGTCCCttcaataaaacattttcctgttttcaatattactagaacacacccgcgaaatcgcgggcatatacagcttttTAACTGTTGGGCATATACAGCTTTttaactgttgtaggatgatgtttgtaaaagataattatgtatcatggagaatttcagaaaaaggtatcaaaagccctctccctttttccaaactATTTTTAGGACAATCggatccatcagtgctttttttttcttctgagagccttattaacatgccaatggtaggatatgaatcttgtataaaacatgaaatcccgagatgcagaatttaaagaaattcatatcccgaaataccgaaatcgaaaaatatattcccggatcccgtattgATCAATCCCCAGATACCGAGCTTAAATACACCTGATTCCCCGAAGTCccaaaaaggtcctgcctccctttagtctttttgccaaatcactactttcactttcaacaataaattttaatgccccatttatgtgcattatgttttctagtctgtacatccgtgcgttcgttcgttcgttcgtgacgtccgtccgtctgtcccacttcaggttaaagtttttggttgaggtagtttttgatgaagttgaaggccaatcaactcgaaacttagtaaatatagtgccgaagtggcatctgtgtactattgacacattcgTGTTTCCAcgtgttttacttattttaatatatatgcacatttcaaagaaaacagtagacagaatacagagaggatctatatattaaagtagcataagtgtagtttacatgtagataaaacgcgtaaaataattgtcctctttattgaggtataatagttgtggttcttgcgatctaaacatcATGAAATGGAGAacactctgattggcttatttatttttcgatttttgttatctatcatacgattggttgttttaaaccggaagtcttatctatgactaaaagtcagtctgatgacggaatcaatatccggactccttttttgtcgtttttctccaaaaataactcaatctgaataatcataaaaaatggatgacaaatgcgactatgcatgttacctatagaacacagaggtaTGGTGATTaatcgtccgtccgtctgtcccgcttcaggtttaaagtttttggtcgaggaagtttttgatgaagttgaagtccaatcaactcgaaactaagtaaatatagtgccgaggtggcatctgtgtactatggacacatttttgtttccacatgttttacttattttaatatatatgcaactggtatgaccccttaaaaagtaagcatttcaaagaaaacagtagataGAATACAGAGAggatctatatattaaagtagcataattgtagtttacatgtagataaaacgcgtaaaataattgtcctctctaaggaggtataatagttgtggttcttgcaatctaaacaccatgatatggagaacgctctgattggcttatttatttttcgatttttgttatctatcatacgattggttgttttaaaccggaagtcttatctatgactaaaagtcagtctgatgacggaatcaatatccggactccttttttgtcgtttttctccaaaaatatctcaatctgaataatcataaaaatggatgtcaaatgcgactatgcatgttatagaacacagaggcatggtgattaattaatcgtggaaggaagagaagcgacactcaaaatgaggtcttctcgtttaatagtatagatattaaagttgttgaaatgtttatcatatgttttggtaaattataaaattatagaaaactttagTATTCATATACCGAAAAATTGCAACTAAAAtaaatggcagtattactacgactggtcttcacgCTTTGCCATAGAAATCTACTTGAGTTTGCTTtggacattttgaatttatgagaattttcaaaaacagtttcctcaatgaaataaacatactAGTTCTTGATTAACTGGTCATTATCGAGTTTTGTCACTATCTTAGttaataccactgtcctgtgggcagtccatatatcacgataatggcCAACTATTATGTAAATAGTTGTGGTTAGATTGGCAATGCCAAAACACTTCGTCAGATACCAAAATGACGTAGAAGTATTAAACAATAATAAATCGgggtacggccttcaaaacggtAAACCAATACCGAGTAACAAGTATTCaatatgacaaatatatatatgtcaactTGATAATGTTAAATCTCGTCTCACTATTTTTAACATTtaccaattttgataaaaatagaaGTTGTGGAAGTGTTTGGTATcactttattgttattatttttttttttttgttaatatgccTTATCgaatatataatatttgtatgTTGTTAAAGTTAGCGGAACCTGAGTATTTTCATCTTTTCTaagaattattttaaaatgaaaataactatgCATCATGTAGCATTTTACATTTATCGCTTGATGGCAAAAGGTGAATAATCCGTTTTAGAATTTGCAACTTTTTTGTAACCAATGGACAGAGTAATAACACATTGGCATGCTATCGCTGTGTTCGGATATTCAGTTGCAACACCTGCTTGTTATAAAATGGACAAACAGTTACATTTCTTGCTTTTTCCTTTTGTGTGTTGCCGTCCGACAGATGATTTTCATTATTTAACAGATGTTTTTCATGTGTTTTCTATGTAATGAATATATAGAGTTGCCTCTCATACACCATGACTTTGACCATTTTGTTTGCGACGACCATCAGGATTTGCCTCCCATATACCATGGATTTGACTATTTACGGTGGAAGAAACCAGTTTTATTCACTAATGTCGTGCAAGTCCACTCCatgccaaataaaacaaaaatgtgtaaaataatctGTAAGACTTAAACATGTCTAGAGATATTTTATATTAAGAATTGATTGACATTGATAGTGAAGTACTTCCGggcaatattttttatatattttatcccGCATTACTTACTTTTCCCAGAGAAGGCAcacattttgtcaaattttcaattttgcaCCCTATTCCAGACCTCATTGCGACAAACCTGCGAATTACTGACAAGGAAATCTTTCAAAATCACCTAATtgatgtcgtaactacaataccctttcccttttcacgaatgtgaccttccgaattagactatttaccggatttgtaataaaataagcaacacgacgggtgccacatgtggagcaggatctgctcaccctttcgaagcacctgagatcaccccaagtttttggtggagttcgtgttgcttagtccatagttttctatgttgtgtcttctgtactattatttgtctgttttttgtttgtttttttcattttaaccatggtgttgtcagtttatttatctatgagtttgacgctccctctggtatctttagcctcGCTTTTAAAATCACTTGCACCAAGATTAAAAACAGCTGAACATATCGTCGCAATTTAAGTTTGAAACTTTGCAATGTCCTTAAAGAACCTCATGTTTTAACAATTggaaacatgataaaaaaataaatggctAGCCTCCAAAAGTTCGTACATGGGACTCTATAATTTTCATGTCACACAAAgatacagtccttggatggtgtataCTTCCTACTAACAGTGCGCGAACTGGTGACaaaatattacctcccctgtaaacaGTGCAGTCGTCTGACTAGAGGTGATCGGTAAAGAAAAACGAATGATGCTGTAATTATATTGTTTAGCTTGTTAAAAATGAGCTAACACAGACGAAATAAAATGTGTCAACATAATGTAAATACGATAACGAATCAGGTAAAATATTAATTACGTTTATCACCTCATCGTATCATCATATGATAGGTAAATGcgtgaattttttattttcagtgtcGTCAGGGTTCAAACTTGTA
The window above is part of the Mytilus galloprovincialis chromosome 4, xbMytGall1.hap1.1, whole genome shotgun sequence genome. Proteins encoded here:
- the LOC143070537 gene encoding uncharacterized protein LOC143070537, whose product is MINSQFSICNLTKGYTARVHRDSMSSEGERVWTPSLCTSESESSYSDSDESIVQVQLSLDRSVKNILSCCDTNKKPSHSYIALISMAILSNPKKKLLLNDIYQYIMDNFPFYNNNEKAWRNSVRHNLSLNECFMKNGRSDKGKGYYWSIHLACIEDFEKGDFSRRQGRQRVRKRSVKTVNDSLDVNNVQQKLGYVPMTSSQIGFNPYSMKGFPMHTYFENRYQNVHSPVSTLRMTKTPFLEMQSFGSNSPFPVAPSAGRLLHKPSTYCLSSLFSPKTNSAFCPSFRIQNGISDL